In the Candidatus Cloacimonas acidaminovorans str. Evry genome, one interval contains:
- a CDS encoding (2Fe-2S)-binding protein: MKITVNNIEYTVSENLAELKLSSYLRENLDLTGTKIGCDIGVCGSCTILINNKPMRSCLLKLKDVADKQVLTIEGLASSDGTLHPVQQAFIDAGAIQCGFCTPGMVLTAYAFLLENKQPTREEAREAIKGNICRCTGYQQIIDAILLAAERIFHKEGKRERD; this comes from the coding sequence ATGAAAATAACTGTAAATAACATTGAATATACTGTGTCCGAAAACCTTGCTGAACTGAAACTTTCCTCCTATTTGCGGGAAAATCTGGATTTAACGGGAACCAAAATCGGTTGTGATATTGGTGTTTGTGGAAGTTGCACAATTCTGATAAATAATAAACCAATGCGTTCCTGCCTGCTGAAATTAAAAGATGTTGCCGATAAACAGGTCTTAACGATTGAGGGACTGGCATCTTCCGATGGAACTTTACATCCTGTTCAGCAGGCATTTATTGATGCAGGAGCAATTCAATGCGGATTTTGCACCCCGGGAATGGTTTTAACCGCTTATGCCTTTTTGCTGGAAAATAAACAGCCCACGCGGGAAGAAGCCAGAGAAGCAATTAAAGGAAATATTTGCAGATGCACAGGATACCAGCAAATTATAGATGCTATCCTCCTTGCTGCAGAGCGGATATTTCACAAGGAGGGAAAGAGAGAAAGAGATTAA
- a CDS encoding GxxExxY protein — protein MNQIITKGEIDELCSKIIGACIEVHKALGPGLLEKIYHQCLAREFALQGIQFQDEYAIGISYKGISLESELRADFLIENTVILEIKAVNLWNPIFEAQLITYLKLADIPIGLLVNFNVQKLKEGVKRRFNGQLI, from the coding sequence ATGAACCAGATAATAACAAAAGGAGAAATTGATGAATTATGTAGTAAAATCATCGGTGCTTGCATAGAAGTTCATAAAGCATTAGGACCAGGTTTGTTAGAAAAGATTTATCACCAATGTTTAGCTCGTGAATTTGCTTTGCAGGGAATCCAGTTTCAGGATGAATATGCAATAGGTATTAGCTATAAAGGGATAAGCTTGGAATCAGAACTGAGAGCTGATTTTTTAATTGAGAACACAGTCATTTTAGAAATAAAAGCTGTTAATTTGTGGAACCCTATTTTTGAAGCCCAACTGATAACTTATCTTAAACTTGCAGATATACCTATTGGCCTTTTGGTTAATTTCAATGTTCAAAAGCTTAAAGAGGGAGTAAAACGCCGTTTTAATGGACAGTTAATCTAA